AAATAATTAAGTGATTATCTAACAACTTTTTTGTATGCGTTGTAATGTAACGTGTGTTTGTAACACATTTAACTATTAATGAAATATGTGGCTTCGACGGTGaaacgtcaattttttgagcttaatTAATTTACAGTCGTCCTTCAGTTTTGTttacaatttgataaaaaaaaaatcagctcgtgattagctttgaaaatttttcaattttggtacgAATTCgtctttttaaaatgttttaaattcatcGGTTAAAATTGCACGTAGAAGTacttcatttttgtcatttcgaaTTCTGATACAAAGGTTGAAGATCATTTTAAGCATACCCAGATTACTGTTCGAGAGCTCCCTTTCCGTATACGTTTTGGAGAATCGTCGAGATGGGTGAATTCTGAACGTAATTTATCTTCTTTTCGCTCAACTGTAACTTGACAATTTACGTCGTCGAGTAATGATCttattgtgatatttttatcGTGTTCAGTCTTCCGTAGGTGGTCTTTATCTTGCTGTGGGAAACTGATAGGCGAATTCTTCGTGGTACCCTGTTCTAGAGGTAATGATATTATCGCAACAGAAAGTTTCACGTTGCAATATGTAGTCGAGTATtcttttataatattttgtatCCTTGTAAAGATGGTTTCGTTGACAGATGAATTCAGAGTTTTAAAAACCGATTTGCTCAACTTGAAagagaaaatttcatcgattgaaTTACGAATCAAACTAATAGAAAATAAAACCAACGCGTCGAAGAATCATGTAATATTACCAGAGCTGCATTCGTACGTGAAATCAGCATGTTGCCTCGAAAATGACACAAATGCAGCTGTCTACAACGTGGAGAATTCCCCGACATCGGCATTCGCTCCGCAGCAACAAGATTTAGATAAAAAAACTAGAAATATAATCGAAGAGCTCATGTGGGAAAGTACATTGTCGAAAGCTGTGCTTCAagttcgagaaaatttcaaagatgggTACTCCAGGGAGATGTTTCTACGTTACTCGTTCGAGTTGGTTTTAGAAAAAGATGAACAATATCGcaaaatgataggtaccttGTTTGGACACCTTCTTACACAAAACGTCATCAATCAAACCAATATTTTCAACTCGTTATGCTCAGTTTTAATGGTGATCGAGAATTCGAGCAATTATAATACTCAAATGTGGCAAAACCTGAGTGAAATCTTACTACCTATCATTTTAGAAAGCCATATAAAACTTTTCCAATTGCAACGTAAAGCTCAAGCGATACTGAAACAGGAGTACTATCGAGAGTTCATCAACTACTTGGTAACTTCGatagaagaaaataaaaagcagAAATTGAAACCAGATTCGAACAGAGCTCCTGTGATTAATCACGTATCTCACACCGTACCCTTAATTCCATCTaatgttgaaattattagaACTAAATCAGCAGAAGATACGAGGAACAatacgaaaatgaattttgtaaacGCCATGCAAGCTGATTACGTCGACCCTACTAACTTATACGACGACGACAGATATTCGAAATGTAAAATGTCGATGGATGCTGACGCAGCAGAGAAAGAAAACTGTAGGCATGATTTGGAGAACATATTGCAAGATTTTTTAGACGACGATAACATGGACAACGCTGCTCGtaggattgaaaaattacacatcaATTACGACGTTAAAACCATCATCGAAGAATTAATTTATCTAGGCTTCGAGCGAGAATCCGAATACAGATTGGCCATCGGCGCTTTACTAATCAGGATCGTATCGTGTGGTTTGACGGATTTTAAACGAATTCTAGCAACGGTTTCTAATCACGCTAGGAGTGTCGAGAAATTAATCTTGAATCCGAACACGAGAGCTAGTATTTGCGCCACATTCGCCGATATTTTATCACCCTTAATAGCTGCTGGTAAAATCGACTTGAACCAGTTAACCATCGTCGCTTCGACCATTCTTCCTGAAGAAACCAAAACCATATTCCTCTTCGTGGTCGAGAAAATATTAACCGATAGAAATTTAACCACCATCTCACATCCTGTTAAACCGCAATCTAATTTATTCAACGATAAAGTACTGAAAAGGTTGCAAAAATACTATCTAGAAAAAGGCGAACGATTGGAACCTACCAATGGTCCAGTTACCAATGGAGGAGCCGGAGCTGGTACTGGTGCCAACGAATACAACATCCCTAAACCTAGAAAACCACCTGGTTTGGTTAGATTCGATCCTCCGAAGAATGATCCAGTCATCGAGAAACAAGAAAAACCACAAAATACTGCAGAATCAGCTGAACACGATAATTTCCTCATgttgaaacgtaaaaaattactgaaagagAGAATAGAAAACACCGGCGATAAAAGTGATATTAAAATAGAAGACTTGATAGCAGATCAAACCACCAAAAAGAATCCAGAAGCAGAAGCCGGCGACGGGCAAGGTAAAATTGCTGATCCAGCAAAAACTGAAGCTGACCTACCACCTATCAAGCAGCCTGAAAACTTGCCCTCTAGTgctataaaagaaaaaatggaagaaattatAGAGCATTTGATGGATACTGGGAATATGGATGAATGCATAGCTACGATCAGAGATACTTTTAACGAGTAAGtggctatttttttgaaacataatctACATTTTTAgtcactacctacctacatggaataacactttgaaaaaaaattttaaatattttttgtggatgtaaaatgaaaattttcattttgtatagtATCACCTAGCCCTCACGCACTCTATTTATAATACCTATCCATTTACAGATGCCAGACAGATTTAGTATTTAAAGCAGCTTTCGAGTATACAAAAGGAAAAGAATCCGGATACCGAACCCAATCTGGTACTTTGATAGCTGAAGCATTCAAACACGATCCTAAACGAGTTGGTGCCCAAATAATGAATACAATTTCGCTCGAATTAGGAGATTTCGTCGATTCGCCGGATTTATGGCAAGGCATGGCTGAAATCATTTGCCCATCGATGCTCTTTGGTCTGATTCGATttcatgatttgaaattgcttcCGAAGTATTTCAAACATACTCCGTATTGTGCATCTTTATTATCTGCAttatttggagaaattttacgCCATAAAGGGCCAGAATGGTTGGAAGAGAGTTGGAAAAGATCGAAAGTAGATTTGACCGCGTTCTTACCTAGCGAATTGGTTTCTAAATTTATTGCCgataataatttgaattttatgtttaAAGATGGCCAATCGACTCATTATAAAGAGAATGCATCGGAAACGTGATTATGTAAATTTGTTATCTAgtcgtaaaaattttttgttaattttgtttttaaaattttaataaaattgaaaaataataaaatttaatttaaaaatcataatttagcGTTGAGAATAATGCaaacttgttttgaaaaatcgattgttcgattaatcgatagACCTGCAAAAGTAGGCAGCAAAAACAGTGGTGATTCTGATTCGATgataaaaatcgattgatcgatgattcgtaatttcaaaataatagttGCCAActtgaaaacacaaaaataattgttatcaattttttatcatggaaaaatgaaaatttaaatttgaaaaagttcagttcaactgaatttgagaatttcaactGTAGCTTTAGATTTCGAATAGTTAATAATTGTATAGTAAATTTCACACTATTGAAAGAGTAAAATGTTCGCGAACGAAGAAAACCAAAGAAGGAAGTTCAAGAGGAGGTGAGTCCAACGTacattacattttgaatttcatttgcTACATTTTGGTAATTCAAAATACAATGTTTTTCAGGAAACGAAGAAGAACTAACGAGAAAATGAAGACAATCATAAAAAACATCGAACAAGAAATCGAAACGCAGCTCGAAGCGAACAACGAACGAGATGATTTCGTCACCAACAACATCGAACCAATTCTAAAAGTACATTGAAATTCGCTCGTTAAAAAATACCTTCGTACAATTATAAAATAATGACGTTGATTTACTTATCGCAGGAAGTCATAATGGACGAAGATATAAAAGAAATGGTACGACGAACAATCCTGCGAGGTGATTCAGAAAGTCCTTACGAACCGAAACTAACTCGAGCTAAAATTCGGTCAGTATCTTGCATGTTCTGAATACTTACTTGAATCGAATGTATTCTAATCGAAGTAAAAATTACAGAGAATTACTCAAGGTACGTCCAGAATTATCGCTTCCAATGGTATGGCCAATTACTGCCAAAAAGGAAACAAACTTCGTTTCCGAATGTTTATCGctcatcaatgaaaattattcagaaaattcGTCCGAAGACGAAGAATACATACCAGATGAAGAACACGAAGTAAATAAATCGTGTTGATAACGATTTAAAGTTTTATTATTCGTACTAAAGATTGAAATATGTTTACAGAATTTGAATGATCCTTCTTCGTCGTCGACTTTCAATGGGTTACAGAATACATCGATGGGAAGTACTTCAGATGCAGTTTCTTCGTATTCTAAAGATAATTCGTATTCTTTTTTTCCCGTACAAGAAGTTGGTTGATTATTTATTCTCAAATCTTTAGTGttcgaattctagaaaattaacttggtaattttttctgtgaAGGAGAATATTGGTCAACGTACGAGATCAAAATTACCTTTGACGGATACGCCTTTGGAAGTTATCGAACAAGCTTTTGAGCCACCGGATATTACAGCAGATATGTACGACCTCGAATGCGATAACGAAGATTGGTTCGATTTCATACAAAACTTTCATAAACCTCTTGGTAAAGTTCATTCTTattttactccttttttttgtaatataaaTGTACTTACTGTATATCATTAACATAAATTCGATTCGATGTTTAGATAAAACCAAAGGCAACGAACCGACTGATAATGACGATGATCTGGATGATCCAGAGTATAACATCACGAACGACGTTGAAACCGgtaagaaatttgaaatcaggtCATATAGCTCTTGAATTCGAATTATTCTCTAATCATACGTTAATTTTCGCAGTGGACAAAGAAGAATTACGAAAAGATCGAGGAGTCGATGTACCTCAAGAAGAAGTGCGCGATTTGATCGCTGAACTGTGGAGAGAATGTGCTCCTTCGATCGTCGTACGTTTCTGTTGactcaatttctccagaatcgtCCCATtctttaaattattaattacattttttttcagggtgACATGAGATCGAATAAAGAAGCTAGTCAACCTCAATCCGAAGATCCGAATTCGTTCAATCTCCTGAACACCAACGAAGCTCCTCTTCCTCATTCATTCGATGTTCTCAGCACAAACCAAATTCCTCCTCTAATCAATAACGCTACCACTGAAACTGCTTGCTCAAATCAGAATCCGGTCACAATTAACGACCCGAATCCCGAACACAAAGAAATACCGAAACTACTTCCAGCCCAGTGTCGTTTACTAAAACAACAATTGGCGCAACATGTGCAAATTCTTACGCAGAATTTCTTACAATTTCACAAACATCCCATTTATTATGGTTACGCTGATGTAATGAAGACTTTATTGgtaatttctaatttatttatatttttttccacgtGATCATGATCGATGGCGGATGTattattgattcaattttatttcagttcAGTATTGATAATCTATCCGGTGATAATCAACATTCGTATTTTTCCACCGTCAACTTAAAAAGCGCTGTTCGAGTCGTCAACCAATGGGAAAAATCACGTGCCAAAGTTCCCGAACCAAAACTCAACATTTTCGAGtaagattttgcattttttttgttttgttttctataCTACgtaattgtattttattttttcaatttcttctagacgattttcaaaaaggagGAAACCACAAATTGAGTGTTTTTCCAAAGATTTAATGAAAACAGTTACGATGAGTGATGTATTTCTGTATCCATTGTTGTTGCCTCATGTGCCTTTTTCTTCGTCCATTCAAGTCGTCAAATATAAAACGTCTATGATCGAATCTGAAGAATGGtatatcattttatttaattaaatttgcTCAAGTGCCCAAATATGTCTacctttagtttttttttttgataaatgcaATCTGGCAAGTCATAAATCACTTTTACTGGCtttgaaatgaaatcaatcGTAAGTTGAGAGCATTTCGGATCTTTTGAACgctttattttcgaaaaataaatcaaattttggggtgaaatttctttttaaagtcgcgattttttgcccaaaagtgTCCACTTGAAATAttcagaacaaaatttcacccattttCGACCTGCGAAATCAATTagaaacagttttgagcagttttgctGGAGTTAGTTTCTAGCCGTTCTAGAGCCATCAGAAAAGTCTTGCTTTCtaccaaaaatcgcaaaaatctcgctttattaaccaaagaattgaaaaaaagtcttatATTTTCAACATTGCATAAAAGTTCtgtgctttttgctgaaattgtcaattttactcatcaccaaaaattgtcaaaaattctcttttttttcaaataattccaaaaagtgttgtttttttgccaaaaattgctaaaattgcaacttataaaaattgaagtgatTCCTGCCAGTTTTGAAACGTATGATTTTAGCTTTGCAACTTCCTTCGGTaacattttgcgaaaatttcaacattcaacaattttttagaggctccagaactgctcaaaacgggttgaaatcgtttccattcaattcgaaaagtcgaaaatagggtccaaagcaaattttagctttctaggtcaacttggtaacattttttatttttttttattttcttacttttttttgcaaataattaaaCTTACCAAAATCCAAActtggatctaaaatttttccaatttaacatCAAAGTGACCTTTTCTGGGTGGGTAGGGGGTCACATTTGACATTTGGGCACTTCACTATCAATAATTATTGTTACGATAATATTTTAATCATAATAAAATATTCCATAGCTTGTTGGCGTACGGTTTAGAAGCGTTCATGGGATACGTTAAACCAAAAAATGGCACGAAAAATCAAGACGAGCTGCTAAAAGAAGCAATTTCTCTAATCACTTCCCATCTACTGCCTTGTTTCACCAAAAAGTTCATATTGCAGTATATTAAGAAAAAACGAGCTGATTCGAAGCCAAATCCTATTAAAGTAAGCAACATTATACTCCAAGTTTTtttgttatctttttttttttcgtattctcaAATAAACGTGTATGTTTTTCCCCCTCTTCCAGCGATATTTCGAGAAGGGAAAAGCCCCTTCGTTAACGCATTATGTGATACCAGTTGTTCTTCAACCATTATTCAAGCAGCCTTCTAACCTGTTACCAGATGTTTGGGCcgaatatgttgaaaaaaattacttagttGTAAAGATTAAGTAATAATATGTATTGTGATGAACATGTGATGGGACATGTGGATATACGCTTAttgtttaaacttttttcattctatcctattttgtttaatttttagtaGTTCTACATGACTTTAAAAACATATGaaccaaataaattttataacgtTTTGTTTTTCGTATATTGGTTCTGTGTGTTTTGTTGAAGTTCCAGTTGGTTCAcgtttcgaattaaaaattcgtgGTGTTAGCGTTTCAAAtttaacgtacctacctactttatatttcaataattcattaaaattcatttttgacctcaaattcgagttcagcgacCCTTTAATTTGCattattcgattcgattttaaaagaaaaaaaaaaatcttttaaattatttctATCAAAGTTGCGTAATATGTAGTTTatattgacaaaatttatttattttccaaagtaccacccattcccaaggtcaaaaatacgttttttcaatttttttcattcaaatctgGGTTACCTACTTCTTAAACAAACATAAACAACTTGTCCAATGTCCATCtaacgtttttttcaagtcgtacccgattatacgagtatctaaatctgaagttttgacatccaccGTCCACTCACCGAACAATTAGTAAGTACAAAACTAATGACGAGAGCGATTGGGGCAACGATATGTGTGTACCATATGGTATCGAATATGGCGATGTTGACTACATTTGTTCAGCAACGTTGTTTATACCTACTATTTGTAAGTATGTATACGCATAATTATGATCTTGACCTTTATTATTACGAATTCGTTGCTCTCTCTTCCTTATGAAAAGAGTATTCACTTATTACAGTGTTATACTCTAATTGCAATTCGCAgttgtgaaaatgaataatactACGGGTGTGTTTTATTATAGCAGCTGTGCGCTGATTTTAATAACCTTCGTCTCATATTTCGCAGGTgagttttgctaaaaaaataccTGTAATCGGATATGGAAGTAAAGTAGGTattacgaatttcaaaaataaaatcgttcacaaatttgaattacctttttgaaaaatcgaccaGTGGATGCGAAATTTTCCCTATCTATTTGTAATTGCATttatccacaaaaaaaaaaaaaaaaaaaaaaaactccaagtgGCCACGTTTACCTTGATTTAAATTGTATCAGAAGAGAACTCTATTCTggcgctttttaaaaaataagtccTTTCGTAATTTCGTCTGAAAAAAACTCGAttccaaaaagaaaatgattaaaaattctcaaataaaaTTAAGGAATTTGTTGTTTCCTTTCACGTTCTACAAGCATCCCTCTGGTTATGGATCTGTCTGTACAATTCATTATTAATATTCATGGATACGTGTAATTCAAGTACGATACCTATATACGCTATATATATTtatgttttcttcaattttttttcagtttcttattCTTCGCCTGCTGTACTGGATGGATCAAAGAATGTGTTATCTAATAATACTGAGTAAGTCAGAAGGtgaagccttttttttttttttttttcaataataggtACTTCATTACTTAAAGCATAGGTAACATTGATCatcctttacctacctacctacatagattaaatacaaataatttttttaaacgcctGACAATGCAaacataattacctacctacgttttttattttgttattagTGGTTCCTGTGTCAAACTTCGGTCAGCACCAGACAAATCGATTACATACAAATGCAATGGAGAGTATTCGGAATATTGTACATTTGGCAGAATCGTTCCTGAACATACTGTAGTGAAAATTTCGTGTAATCCTGGCTATTTTTTATTGAACGGTGATGGCAATGAAACCACATCGGTCTGTATTGAAAATAAATGGATTCCTACGCATGTTAGATGTCACAGTAAGccagattttttaataaaaagtgaTCCAAATGATGAATTTATGTTTAAGTAGGTACTGGTTTAATTGAAAGCTACATTTTA
The sequence above is a segment of the Planococcus citri chromosome 3, ihPlaCitr1.1, whole genome shotgun sequence genome. Coding sequences within it:
- the mute gene encoding GON-4-like protein — encoded protein: MFANEENQRRKFKRRKRRRTNEKMKTIIKNIEQEIETQLEANNERDDFVTNNIEPILKEVIMDEDIKEMVRRTILRGDSESPYEPKLTRAKIRELLKVRPELSLPMVWPITAKKETNFVSECLSLINENYSENSSEDEEYIPDEEHENLNDPSSSSTFNGLQNTSMGSTSDAVSSYSKDNSYSFFPVQEENIGQRTRSKLPLTDTPLEVIEQAFEPPDITADMYDLECDNEDWFDFIQNFHKPLDKTKGNEPTDNDDDLDDPEYNITNDVETVDKEELRKDRGVDVPQEEVRDLIAELWRECAPSIVGDMRSNKEASQPQSEDPNSFNLLNTNEAPLPHSFDVLSTNQIPPLINNATTETACSNQNPVTINDPNPEHKEIPKLLPAQCRLLKQQLAQHVQILTQNFLQFHKHPIYYGYADVMKTLLFSIDNLSGDNQHSYFSTVNLKSAVRVVNQWEKSRAKVPEPKLNIFERFSKRRKPQIECFSKDLMKTVTMSDVFLYPLLLPHVPFSSSIQVVKYKTSMIESEECLLAYGLEAFMGYVKPKNGTKNQDELLKEAISLITSHLLPCFTKKFILQYIKKKRADSKPNPIKRYFEKGKAPSLTHYVIPVVLQPLFKQPSNLLPDVWAEYVEKNYLVVKIK
- the LOC135840641 gene encoding uncharacterized protein LOC135840641; this translates as MKYVASTKYFIFVISNSDTKVEDHFKHTQITVRELPFRIRFGESSRWVNSELFRRWSLSCCGKLIGEFFVVPCSRDEFRVLKTDLLNLKEKISSIELRIKLIENKTNASKNHVILPELHSYVKSACCLENDTNAAVYNVENSPTSAFAPQQQDLDKKTRNIIEELMWESTLSKAVLQVRENFKDGYSREMFLRYSFELVLEKDEQYRKMIGTLFGHLLTQNVINQTNIFNSLCSVLMVIENSSNYNTQMWQNLSEILLPIILESHIKLFQLQRKAQAILKQEYYREFINYLVTSIEENKKQKLKPDSNRAPVINHVSHTVPLIPSNVEIIRTKSAEDTRNNTKMNFVNAMQADYVDPTNLYDDDRYSKCKMSMDADAAEKENCRHDLENILQDFLDDDNMDNAARRIEKLHINYDVKTIIEELIYLGFERESEYRLAIGALLIRIVSCGLTDFKRILATVSNHARSVEKLILNPNTRASICATFADILSPLIAAGKIDLNQLTIVASTILPEETKTIFLFVVEKILTDRNLTTISHPVKPQSNLFNDKVLKRLQKYYLEKGERLEPTNGPVTNGGAGAGTGANEYNIPKPRKPPGLVRFDPPKNDPVIEKQEKPQNTAESAEHDNFLMLKRKKLLKERIENTGDKSDIKIEDLIADQTTKKNPEAEAGDGQGKIADPAKTEADLPPIKQPENLPSSAIKEKMEEIIEHLMDTGNMDECIATIRDTFNECQTDLVFKAAFEYTKGKESGYRTQSGTLIAEAFKHDPKRVGAQIMNTISLELGDFVDSPDLWQGMAEIICPSMLFGLIRFHDLKLLPKYFKHTPYCASLLSALFGEILRHKGPEWLEESWKRSKVDLTAFLPSELVSKFIADNNLNFMFKDGQSTHYKENASET